The Geothermobacter hydrogeniphilus genome includes a region encoding these proteins:
- the upp gene encoding uracil phosphoribosyltransferase → MAIVEINHPLVKHKLGLLREKDISTKNFRELASEVARLLTYEATADMETEAYTIQGWNGPVRVEQIKGKKVTVVPILRAGLGMMDGVLDLIPGAKVSVVGLYRDEETLQPVPYFQKFTSNMADRTALILDPMLATGGSLIACADMLKKAGCRKIKGLFLVAAPEGIEKLQATHPDIDIFVAAIDERLNENGYILPGLGDAGDKIFGTK, encoded by the coding sequence ATGGCGATCGTTGAAATCAACCACCCACTTGTCAAACATAAACTCGGCCTGCTGCGGGAAAAAGACATCAGTACCAAGAATTTCCGTGAACTGGCGTCCGAGGTCGCGCGCCTGCTGACCTACGAAGCCACCGCCGACATGGAAACCGAGGCCTACACCATCCAGGGCTGGAACGGACCGGTCCGCGTTGAGCAGATCAAGGGGAAAAAGGTTACTGTCGTACCCATCCTGAGGGCCGGGCTCGGCATGATGGACGGGGTCCTCGACCTCATCCCCGGCGCCAAGGTCAGCGTCGTCGGCCTCTATCGGGACGAAGAGACCCTGCAGCCGGTGCCCTATTTCCAGAAATTCACCAGCAACATGGCCGACCGCACCGCCCTGATTCTCGACCCGATGCTGGCCACCGGCGGCAGCCTGATCGCCTGCGCCGATATGCTCAAGAAAGCCGGCTGCAGAAAGATCAAGGGACTGTTCCTGGTCGCCGCGCCGGAAGGGATCGAGAAGCTGCAGGCGACCCACCCCGATATCGACATCTTCGTTGCCGCCATCGATGAACGTCTCAATGAAAACGGCTATATCCTGCCCGGACTGGGGGATGCCGGCGACAAGATCTTCGGCACCAAGTAA
- a CDS encoding Fur family transcriptional regulator — MRQSKQQFREYLVRKGLKTTKQREIILDAFLRASTHPSTEELFLKIRRKHPTVGYATVYRTLKLFADCGIAEERNFGDGQTRYEWTGDERHHDHLICTRCGAILEFEDADIEKLQQQVAFRHGFTIASHRLELYGTCRRCTGKS, encoded by the coding sequence ATGCGCCAGAGCAAGCAGCAGTTCCGTGAATACCTGGTGCGCAAGGGGCTGAAGACCACGAAACAGCGGGAAATTATTCTCGATGCGTTTCTGCGTGCCTCTACGCATCCGTCCACCGAGGAACTCTTTCTGAAAATTCGCCGCAAGCATCCCACGGTCGGCTACGCGACCGTCTACCGAACTCTCAAGTTGTTTGCCGACTGCGGCATCGCCGAAGAGCGTAATTTCGGCGATGGTCAGACCCGCTATGAGTGGACCGGGGATGAAAGGCATCACGATCACCTGATCTGTACCCGTTGCGGCGCTATCCTCGAGTTCGAGGATGCCGATATTGAAAAGTTGCAGCAGCAGGTCGCGTTCCGTCACGGGTTCACGATCGCCAGTCACCGTCTTGAGCTCTACGGCACGTGTCGCCGATGTACCGGCAAATCCTGA
- a CDS encoding TlpA disulfide reductase family protein encodes MPRVLISFFLCMVLGLPAGALAGSSRPQSAPGGAVLVGQQAPAVDLERVGGGRVRLADLRGKIVLVNFWATWCPPCKAEMPSMERLYARLHKKGLEILAINVEADGKDILPKFLKKHPHTFPVLMDPEGDVQSSYGVFRFPETFVVGKDGKVLEHIIGGRDWSDKQTLEKFSKLIGN; translated from the coding sequence ATGCCGCGCGTCTTGATTTCTTTTTTTCTGTGTATGGTTCTGGGCTTGCCCGCGGGGGCTCTGGCTGGAAGCTCTCGGCCGCAAAGCGCGCCGGGAGGAGCCGTCCTGGTCGGTCAGCAGGCGCCGGCGGTTGACCTTGAACGGGTCGGCGGCGGCCGTGTCCGCCTGGCCGACCTGCGCGGCAAGATCGTCCTGGTGAACTTCTGGGCGACCTGGTGTCCGCCCTGCAAGGCCGAGATGCCCTCCATGGAGCGGCTCTATGCGCGGCTGCACAAGAAGGGACTGGAAATCCTCGCCATCAATGTCGAGGCTGACGGCAAGGATATCCTGCCGAAGTTTCTGAAGAAGCACCCGCACACCTTTCCGGTGCTGATGGATCCCGAAGGGGATGTGCAGAGCAGCTACGGTGTTTTCCGTTTTCCGGAAACCTTCGTAGTCGGCAAGGACGGCAAGGTGCTGGAGCATATTATCGGCGGACGTGACTGGTCCGACAAGCAGACGCTGGAAAAATTTTCCAAGCTGATCGGGAACTGA
- a CDS encoding two-component system sensor histidine kinase NtrB yields the protein MRANHLLRLCILVSLVGAVTALHYLTTTNLDEFHDIYRRLYYLPIVLGGIWYAIRGGVATSLLISILYAPHVIFQWGHHPATNLEQYLEILLYNAIGLLTGVLSAREQAQSMRYRKTAERLEESYSRLREQADQLLEVEEQLRRADRLSALGELSAGLAHEIRNPLGSIRGTAEILRDGIPDDSPHQEFAAILIKEVDRLNQVVQDFLDFARPGKIEAGRVDLNQMVDEVLALSGRMLQKSRTELQVDKASIPSCRGNAEQLKQALLNLVLNAMQAMPDGGILRVTTGQKGNQLFIAVSDSGQGISADMQNRIFDPFFTTRREGTGLGLAISGRIVRGHGGRIDVNSEPGRGATFTLSLPCSESME from the coding sequence ATGCGTGCCAATCATCTGTTGCGACTTTGCATCCTGGTTTCCCTGGTTGGGGCGGTCACTGCCCTGCATTACCTGACCACGACCAACCTGGACGAGTTTCACGACATCTATCGTCGGCTTTATTACCTGCCGATCGTGCTGGGTGGAATCTGGTATGCGATTCGCGGCGGGGTCGCCACCTCGCTGTTGATTTCCATTCTGTACGCCCCACACGTGATTTTCCAGTGGGGGCATCATCCGGCAACCAACCTGGAGCAGTACCTGGAAATCCTGCTCTATAATGCCATCGGCCTGTTGACCGGAGTTCTCAGTGCCCGTGAACAGGCCCAGTCGATGCGTTACCGCAAAACGGCTGAACGACTCGAAGAAAGCTATTCCCGGTTGCGTGAGCAGGCCGATCAACTGCTGGAGGTTGAAGAGCAGTTGCGTCGTGCCGACCGACTTTCGGCGTTGGGTGAACTGTCCGCCGGGCTGGCCCATGAAATCCGCAACCCCCTCGGATCGATTCGCGGCACGGCCGAAATTCTGCGCGATGGTATCCCGGATGACAGTCCCCATCAGGAATTTGCCGCTATCCTGATCAAGGAAGTTGACCGTTTGAACCAGGTGGTGCAGGATTTTCTCGATTTTGCCCGTCCGGGCAAAATCGAGGCGGGCCGGGTTGATCTGAACCAGATGGTTGACGAGGTTCTCGCCCTGTCCGGACGGATGCTGCAGAAAAGCCGAACCGAGCTGCAGGTGGACAAGGCGAGCATCCCCAGTTGCCGGGGGAATGCCGAACAGTTGAAGCAGGCGTTGCTCAACCTGGTCCTCAACGCGATGCAGGCGATGCCGGACGGCGGTATACTTCGGGTGACAACCGGGCAGAAGGGCAATCAGCTCTTTATCGCCGTCAGCGACAGTGGCCAGGGGATTTCCGCGGACATGCAGAACCGGATTTTCGATCCGTTTTTCACCACCCGGCGTGAAGGGACCGGTCTCGGCCTGGCGATTTCCGGCCGGATTGTCCGTGGTCATGGCGGCCGGATTGATGTCAACAGTGAACCGGGGCGGGGTGCGACTTTTACTCTTTCTCTGCCCTGTTCCGAATCGATGGAGTAG
- the feoB gene encoding ferrous iron transport protein B: MKCCPETPVEIGRSERKLFLVGNPNVGKSVLFNALTGAYTTVSNYPGTSVEISRGECELHGVRYEVLDTPGMYSLLPITEEERVARDILLEERPDVVLHVIDARNIERMLPMTLQLIESGLPLILVINIMDEAERLGLKFDLPLLEEKLGIPVVGAAVRRKRGLKEIRAAIVGFDPQQRAAFSYAADLERDISRVASCLTGAYAIDSRALSLLLLQRDESLSEMVRKVEGDNYAAVEGAVNEIVFERRVDLHLRISLERKRICKGVLEGAFSQSEEQSPSWGDRLSALTMNPWTGFPLLLAVLYFGLYQFVGHFGAGTIVDFLEGHLFGAYINPWVIALGDKYLTWPWLYELMVGEYGVITLGVRYAVAIVLPIVGTFFIAFSMIEDSGYFPRLAMLVDRIFKRIGLNGRAVIPIVLGFGCDTMATIVTRTLETRRERVIATLLLALAIPCSAQLGVILGLLSAAPGALLVWSLCLLGIFLLIGFLSARLVPGERPMFYMEIPPLRMPQPRNVLVKTLTRMQWYFMEIFPLFIIASVLLVVGKLTGVLAWLVSLLEPVMHLLGLPSEVAAAFIFGFFRRDFGAAGLYDLQTNGLLNPVQLTVAAVTLTLFVPCVAQFLVMKKERGWRTSVGIFVIVTLLAFTVGFGLNRLLLLTGILS, translated from the coding sequence ATGAAGTGTTGTCCTGAAACACCTGTCGAGATCGGCCGGTCCGAACGTAAGCTGTTCCTGGTCGGCAATCCCAATGTCGGCAAGAGCGTCCTGTTCAATGCCCTGACCGGCGCTTACACGACCGTCTCCAATTATCCCGGAACGTCGGTTGAGATCTCACGCGGCGAATGCGAGCTGCACGGCGTTCGCTACGAAGTGCTTGATACTCCGGGCATGTATTCCCTGTTGCCGATTACCGAAGAGGAACGGGTCGCTCGCGATATCCTGCTTGAGGAGCGCCCCGACGTGGTGCTGCATGTCATCGACGCCCGCAATATCGAGCGGATGCTGCCGATGACCCTGCAGCTGATCGAATCGGGGCTGCCGCTGATCCTGGTGATCAACATCATGGACGAGGCCGAGCGCCTCGGCTTGAAATTTGATCTGCCGTTGCTGGAAGAGAAGCTCGGTATTCCCGTGGTCGGGGCGGCGGTAAGACGAAAACGGGGATTGAAAGAGATCCGGGCCGCCATTGTCGGCTTTGATCCGCAGCAACGGGCGGCTTTCAGTTATGCCGCTGATCTGGAGCGGGACATTTCGCGGGTGGCGAGTTGTCTGACCGGGGCCTACGCCATTGACTCCAGAGCGCTGTCGCTGCTGTTGCTGCAGCGTGATGAAAGTTTGTCGGAGATGGTGCGGAAAGTGGAAGGGGACAATTATGCCGCTGTGGAAGGAGCGGTCAACGAGATCGTTTTTGAACGGCGTGTCGACCTTCATCTGCGCATCAGCCTTGAACGCAAGCGGATCTGCAAGGGAGTTCTGGAAGGGGCTTTCAGCCAGTCGGAAGAGCAGTCGCCGAGTTGGGGGGATCGTCTGTCGGCGTTGACCATGAACCCCTGGACCGGGTTCCCGCTGTTGTTGGCGGTCCTCTACTTCGGTCTCTACCAGTTTGTCGGTCATTTCGGTGCCGGAACCATTGTGGATTTTCTCGAAGGTCACCTGTTCGGAGCTTATATCAATCCCTGGGTGATTGCCCTGGGTGATAAATACCTGACCTGGCCCTGGCTCTACGAGCTGATGGTCGGCGAGTACGGAGTCATCACCCTTGGGGTCCGCTACGCGGTCGCAATCGTGCTGCCGATTGTCGGCACTTTCTTCATCGCTTTTTCGATGATCGAGGATTCGGGTTATTTCCCCCGCCTGGCGATGCTTGTCGACCGGATTTTTAAACGTATCGGACTTAACGGCCGTGCCGTGATCCCGATCGTGCTGGGGTTCGGTTGCGACACCATGGCCACCATTGTGACCCGTACTCTCGAAACCCGCCGTGAACGGGTTATCGCCACCCTGCTGCTGGCGTTGGCCATCCCCTGCAGTGCCCAGCTCGGAGTGATTCTCGGGCTGCTGTCGGCGGCTCCCGGCGCTTTGCTGGTCTGGAGCCTCTGCCTGTTGGGCATCTTTTTGCTGATCGGTTTTCTTTCCGCCCGACTGGTTCCCGGCGAACGGCCGATGTTCTACATGGAAATCCCCCCTTTAAGGATGCCGCAGCCACGCAATGTACTGGTCAAGACCCTGACCCGCATGCAGTGGTATTTCATGGAAATTTTCCCGCTTTTCATTATCGCGTCAGTTCTGCTGGTGGTCGGCAAGTTGACCGGCGTCCTGGCCTGGCTGGTGTCCCTGCTGGAGCCGGTGATGCATCTGCTCGGGCTGCCCAGTGAAGTCGCCGCCGCCTTCATTTTCGGTTTTTTCCGTCGGGATTTCGGTGCTGCCGGCCTTTATGATCTGCAGACCAATGGCCTGCTCAACCCGGTTCAGCTGACTGTCGCCGCCGTGACCCTGACCCTGTTTGTTCCCTGTGTCGCCCAGTTTCTGGTGATGAAGAAAGAGCGCGGCTGGAGAACCTCGGTGGGAATCTTTGTCATTGTCACCCTGCTGGCGTTCACTGTCGGCTTCGGTCTCAATCGGCTGTTGCTGCTGACGGGGATCCTGTCATGA
- a CDS encoding sigma-54-dependent transcriptional regulator has product MMSQILVVDDDDSLRRVIEFQLSQAGYRVATAEDGHRGLELFRQLQPTLVISDVQMPGISGDDLLAAIRAEAPETMVIMVTAFGTVEKAVEAMRAGAHDYLTKPFSRDALLLCVERALTFRGLEKDNRRLREELRGQQALDSLIGVSESMQEVKRMISRVAASEASVLLLGESGTGKELVARAIHQGSGRAHEPFIPVNCAAIPSELLESELFGHLKGAFTGAVKDRQGKFIQADGGTIFLDEVGDLPLDLQPKLLRVLQEMEVEPVGGVARKIDVRVIAATNLDLQTAIAEGRFREDLYYRLAVIPIQLPALRRRPEDIALLARHFVARYAGGQEVDIDPEVLDRFRAYRWPGNVRELENSIERMLVLRRGESLGVDDLPPAILHPDSPVSGNVLQLPEEGYPLEQLEKEAVMLALERCGGNQSRAARFLSIPRHVLLYRMEKFGIK; this is encoded by the coding sequence GTGATGTCACAGATCCTGGTTGTTGATGATGATGATTCCCTCCGGCGGGTCATTGAATTTCAGCTTTCCCAGGCCGGTTATCGGGTTGCCACCGCCGAGGACGGTCACCGCGGGCTGGAATTGTTTCGCCAGCTGCAGCCGACCCTGGTGATCAGTGATGTGCAGATGCCCGGCATCTCCGGCGATGATCTGCTGGCCGCGATCCGTGCCGAGGCTCCGGAAACCATGGTGATCATGGTGACCGCCTTCGGTACGGTGGAGAAGGCGGTGGAAGCGATGCGCGCCGGAGCGCATGACTATCTCACCAAGCCCTTCTCCCGTGACGCCCTGCTGCTCTGCGTGGAACGGGCGCTCACCTTCCGCGGCCTGGAAAAAGACAACCGCCGGTTGCGCGAAGAGTTGCGCGGCCAGCAGGCGCTGGACAGCCTGATCGGTGTTTCCGAGTCGATGCAGGAGGTCAAGCGGATGATTTCCCGGGTCGCCGCCAGTGAGGCGAGCGTCCTGCTGCTGGGCGAAAGCGGCACCGGCAAGGAACTGGTCGCCCGCGCCATCCACCAGGGGAGTGGTCGGGCTCATGAGCCTTTCATCCCGGTCAACTGCGCCGCCATTCCTTCTGAACTGCTGGAGAGTGAACTTTTCGGCCATCTCAAAGGGGCCTTTACCGGAGCGGTCAAGGATCGCCAGGGGAAATTCATCCAGGCCGACGGCGGGACCATCTTTCTGGATGAGGTTGGCGACCTGCCTCTTGATCTGCAGCCGAAGCTGCTGCGGGTGTTGCAGGAAATGGAAGTCGAACCGGTCGGCGGCGTGGCGCGCAAAATCGATGTGCGGGTGATCGCCGCCACCAATCTCGACCTGCAGACGGCTATCGCCGAAGGCCGTTTTCGGGAGGATCTCTATTACCGCCTGGCCGTGATTCCGATCCAGCTGCCCGCTCTGCGACGGCGTCCGGAAGATATCGCCCTGCTGGCAAGACACTTTGTCGCGCGCTATGCCGGCGGCCAGGAGGTTGATATCGATCCGGAAGTTCTCGATCGGTTCAGGGCGTACCGTTGGCCCGGCAATGTCAGGGAGCTTGAAAACAGCATCGAGCGGATGCTGGTCCTGCGACGTGGTGAGAGTCTCGGGGTCGATGATCTCCCTCCCGCCATTCTCCACCCTGACAGCCCTGTATCGGGAAACGTGCTGCAGTTGCCGGAGGAGGGCTATCCCCTCGAACAGCTGGAAAAGGAAGCAGTGATGCTGGCCCTTGAGCGATGCGGGGGAAACCAGTCGAGGGCGGCCCGATTCCTCAGTATCCCCCGGCATGTTCTTCTGTACCGGATGGAGAAGTTCGGGATTAAATAA
- a CDS encoding cytochrome c biogenesis CcdA family protein: MTSSGDLTIWIAFSAGILSFFSPCVLPLIPSYITYITGLSFGQIQEAHPSAKVRMTILLHSLVFILGFSAVFISLGAIAGLASSAFQSHLREGLLWVQKIGGVLIFLFGIHLTGLFHFGILLGEKRVQIQRKPTGFVGTFLVGIAFAAGWTPCIGPILGAILAMAAGTTGGTGRGVFLLTMYSMGLGVPFLISGLLFHSFLSFFNKFRKHIRLVEIGTGLLLMVVGVMLFFDLFSMLTGFMYRYLPMTG, from the coding sequence ATGACCTCCAGTGGCGACCTTACGATTTGGATTGCCTTTTCAGCGGGGATTTTGTCCTTCTTTTCCCCCTGCGTGCTGCCGCTGATTCCGTCCTATATCACGTATATTACCGGACTCTCCTTCGGCCAGATCCAGGAGGCTCATCCCAGCGCCAAGGTGCGGATGACGATTCTGCTGCATTCGCTGGTCTTTATTCTCGGTTTTTCGGCTGTTTTCATCAGTCTTGGCGCCATCGCCGGACTGGCGTCCAGTGCCTTTCAGAGCCATTTACGCGAAGGTCTTCTCTGGGTGCAGAAAATCGGCGGGGTGCTGATTTTCCTTTTCGGCATCCACCTGACCGGTCTGTTTCACTTCGGTATTCTGCTCGGGGAAAAACGGGTGCAGATCCAGCGCAAGCCGACCGGGTTTGTCGGCACCTTCCTGGTCGGCATCGCCTTCGCTGCCGGCTGGACGCCCTGCATCGGACCGATTCTCGGCGCTATTCTCGCCATGGCGGCAGGGACCACCGGTGGAACCGGACGGGGAGTTTTTCTGCTGACCATGTACTCCATGGGGCTCGGTGTGCCGTTTCTGATTTCCGGGCTGCTGTTTCACAGCTTCCTGTCTTTCTTCAACAAGTTCCGCAAGCATATTCGACTGGTGGAGATTGGGACCGGTCTGCTGCTGATGGTGGTCGGGGTGATGCTTTTCTTCGATCTTTTCAGCATGTTGACGGGGTTTATGTACCGCTATCTCCCCATGACCGGCTGA
- a CDS encoding metal-dependent transcriptional regulator: MNVSEKAEEILEALWIVIEEEGDNAAHFERLSVDAADAGLQELQRLAYVEVKGERVYLRPEGREEARMTVRRHRLAERLMMDVLDLKGAEGDARACEMEHLLHRGVDTKLCTLLNHPTTCPHGKPIPPGSCCEEARHAGDTGVVALTELKAGESGEIAYLSTGNDKKMQKLMSMGVLPGNRIVLSRTFPSYIFKVGFSEFAVDDELAREIFIRRQE, translated from the coding sequence ATGAATGTTTCGGAAAAGGCCGAGGAAATACTTGAAGCCTTGTGGATTGTCATTGAAGAGGAAGGCGACAATGCCGCGCATTTCGAACGGTTGTCGGTCGATGCGGCGGATGCCGGACTGCAGGAACTGCAGCGCCTGGCCTACGTCGAGGTCAAGGGTGAGCGGGTTTACCTGCGTCCCGAAGGTCGTGAAGAAGCGCGCATGACCGTTCGTCGTCATCGCCTTGCTGAACGGTTGATGATGGATGTCCTCGACCTGAAAGGGGCGGAAGGGGATGCCCGGGCCTGTGAAATGGAGCACCTGCTGCACCGCGGTGTGGACACCAAGCTCTGCACGTTGCTCAACCATCCGACCACCTGTCCCCACGGCAAACCGATCCCTCCCGGAAGCTGCTGCGAGGAAGCTCGCCACGCCGGCGATACCGGGGTGGTCGCCTTGACCGAGTTGAAAGCCGGCGAGAGCGGCGAGATCGCCTACCTGTCAACCGGCAACGACAAAAAAATGCAGAAACTGATGAGCATGGGAGTGCTGCCCGGCAACCGGATTGTACTCAGCCGAACGTTTCCGAGTTACATTTTCAAGGTCGGGTTTTCAGAATTCGCGGTCGATGACGAACTGGCCCGGGAAATCTTTATCCGCCGCCAGGAGTGA
- a CDS encoding uracil-xanthine permease family protein — translation MTEQKSATTYNFRLRDSLLGAQMLFVAFGALVLVPLLTGLNANVALFTAGAGTLLFQVITRGKVPVFLASSFAFIAPIIYGVDKWGIPGTMCGLLAAGLLYAIFALAIRIFGSDILHRILPPIVTGPVIMVIGLVLAPVAVHMASGRTGDGSAWLVPQTSAYIIAGTALLVTIMVSLLGRGMFKLVPILCGITAGYLTAVVLDMAGISASIQASFDPGPLKNWTAPTLVSMQKVASSPWFAVPNFSLPTWNLEAILFIVPVAIAPAIEHFGDVLAIGGITGKDYVDDPGIHKTLLGDGLATSLAAMLGGPPNTTYSEVSGAVALTRSFNPAIMTWAAVSAILLAFVGKLGGFLASIPVPVMGGIMVLLFGAITVIGINTLVRAGTDLMEPRNLAIVAIILVFGIGGMNFDLSIVKLGGIGLAGIVGVILNQVLPNGRSHERVAEENRDS, via the coding sequence ATGACTGAACAGAAATCGGCCACTACCTACAATTTCCGTCTCCGTGACAGCCTGCTCGGCGCGCAGATGCTGTTCGTCGCCTTCGGAGCACTGGTTCTGGTTCCCCTGCTGACCGGTTTGAACGCCAATGTCGCACTCTTCACCGCCGGGGCCGGCACCCTGCTCTTCCAGGTCATCACCCGCGGCAAGGTCCCGGTCTTTCTTGCCTCGAGCTTTGCTTTCATCGCGCCCATTATCTATGGCGTCGACAAGTGGGGCATCCCGGGAACCATGTGCGGCCTGCTGGCCGCCGGTTTGCTGTATGCCATTTTCGCCCTCGCCATTCGCATTTTCGGCTCCGACATCCTGCACCGCATTCTGCCGCCGATCGTCACCGGACCGGTGATCATGGTCATCGGCCTGGTGCTCGCCCCGGTGGCGGTCCACATGGCCTCCGGCCGTACCGGCGACGGATCGGCCTGGCTGGTACCGCAGACCAGCGCCTACATTATCGCCGGGACAGCCCTGCTGGTCACCATCATGGTCTCGCTGCTGGGCCGGGGGATGTTCAAACTGGTGCCCATCCTGTGCGGGATTACCGCCGGCTACCTGACCGCGGTTGTCCTCGACATGGCCGGCATTTCAGCCTCCATCCAGGCATCCTTCGACCCCGGGCCCCTGAAGAACTGGACCGCGCCGACCCTGGTGTCGATGCAGAAGGTCGCGTCATCCCCCTGGTTCGCGGTCCCCAACTTCAGCCTGCCGACCTGGAACCTGGAAGCGATCCTGTTCATCGTCCCGGTCGCCATCGCCCCGGCCATTGAGCACTTCGGCGATGTTCTGGCCATCGGCGGCATCACCGGCAAGGACTATGTCGACGATCCCGGCATTCACAAGACCCTGCTCGGCGACGGCCTCGCCACCAGCCTCGCCGCTATGCTCGGCGGCCCGCCCAACACCACCTATTCCGAGGTCTCGGGTGCGGTCGCCCTGACGCGTTCCTTCAACCCGGCCATCATGACCTGGGCGGCGGTCAGCGCCATCCTGCTCGCCTTCGTCGGCAAACTTGGCGGATTCCTCGCCTCGATTCCGGTTCCGGTCATGGGCGGCATCATGGTGCTGCTGTTCGGCGCCATCACCGTCATCGGCATCAACACCCTGGTCCGGGCCGGCACCGACCTGATGGAACCCCGCAACCTGGCGATCGTCGCCATTATCCTGGTCTTCGGCATCGGCGGCATGAACTTCGACCTGAGCATCGTCAAGCTCGGCGGCATCGGCCTGGCCGGCATCGTCGGCGTCATCCTCAACCAGGTCCTGCCGAACGGCCGTTCGCACGAGCGGGTCGCGGAAGAGAACCGCGACTCCTGA
- a CDS encoding trypsin-like peptidase domain-containing protein yields the protein MYRFCLLLIIVLSGLLTVPVFASQAQRRTPVVTAVEKAGPAVVNIRTEQIVERHRSPFFGFGGSLFDEFFRGFAVPRSYTTQALGSGVLIDGSGLILTNAHVINRASRIFVALQGRTKEIEAKLVGKDERLDLALVRIPRQGRKAYPFLPLGTSDDLMVGETVIAIGNPLGLGSSITTGVVSGPLRALTLSEDFMAVFIQTDALINPGNSGGPLINLDGKLIGINTAIAKQAQGIGFSIPVDIIRRVLGDLKTYGRVRRSFLGVIPGRTGDRFAAARGYGGVLVTEIVPGSPADKAGLELADVILSLDDVPVETPGELLNILSSYAPGNRLEMTYLRGMKEHLQDIELTAFPTGYALQYASQTFGFTVEERKGRLLVADLVDDGPADRVGMRHGDLVVEVAGEKVKNLDDYVRVMKEQFGRLPVQFLVVRGNQGYYIDLP from the coding sequence ATGTATCGGTTTTGTTTGCTGCTGATTATCGTTCTGTCGGGGCTGTTGACCGTCCCGGTTTTCGCTTCGCAGGCCCAGCGTCGGACGCCGGTTGTGACGGCCGTTGAAAAGGCCGGACCGGCGGTGGTGAATATTCGTACCGAGCAGATTGTCGAGCGTCATCGCTCGCCGTTCTTCGGCTTTGGCGGTTCCCTGTTTGATGAGTTTTTCCGCGGGTTTGCCGTGCCGCGCAGTTATACCACCCAGGCGCTTGGTTCCGGGGTTCTGATCGATGGCAGCGGCCTGATTCTGACCAATGCCCATGTCATCAATCGGGCTTCGAGGATCTTTGTTGCCCTGCAGGGCAGGACCAAAGAGATCGAGGCCAAACTGGTCGGCAAGGATGAGCGCCTCGACCTGGCGCTGGTGCGGATTCCCCGGCAGGGGCGCAAGGCCTATCCTTTTCTGCCCCTCGGCACCTCGGATGATCTGATGGTCGGCGAGACGGTTATCGCCATCGGCAATCCTCTCGGTCTCGGCAGTTCCATCACCACCGGAGTCGTCAGCGGGCCCCTGCGGGCCCTGACCCTGAGCGAGGACTTCATGGCGGTCTTCATCCAGACCGATGCGTTGATCAATCCCGGGAATTCCGGTGGGCCGTTGATCAATCTCGACGGCAAGCTCATCGGCATCAATACCGCCATCGCCAAACAGGCCCAGGGGATAGGTTTTTCCATTCCCGTCGATATCATTCGCCGGGTACTGGGGGATTTGAAGACCTATGGCCGGGTGCGGCGCAGTTTTCTCGGCGTGATTCCCGGGCGGACTGGTGACCGGTTTGCCGCCGCTCGTGGTTACGGCGGGGTGCTGGTGACAGAAATTGTTCCCGGTTCCCCTGCCGACAAGGCAGGACTGGAATTGGCGGATGTGATTCTCTCTCTCGATGATGTTCCGGTCGAAACCCCGGGGGAACTGCTCAACATCCTCAGTTCGTATGCCCCCGGAAACCGCCTGGAGATGACCTATCTGCGTGGAATGAAAGAACACCTGCAGGACATTGAACTGACCGCCTTCCCGACGGGCTACGCGTTGCAGTATGCCTCGCAGACCTTCGGTTTCACGGTTGAAGAACGCAAGGGGCGGTTGCTGGTTGCCGATCTTGTCGATGACGGACCGGCGGACCGGGTCGGTATGCGGCATGGAGACCTGGTGGTCGAGGTCGCCGGAGAGAAAGTGAAAAATCTGGACGATTATGTGCGGGTGATGAAAGAACAGTTCGGGCGTCTGCCGGTGCAGTTTCTGGTCGTCCGCGGCAATCAGGGGTACTATATTGATCTGCCCTGA